A stretch of the Narcine bancroftii isolate sNarBan1 chromosome 14, sNarBan1.hap1, whole genome shotgun sequence genome encodes the following:
- the LOC138749504 gene encoding uncharacterized protein isoform X1: protein MNLRRHCFGHPWRERNFTWSLNRYATTQREMDPGKQAKNSALELRSDSVSLSEGRFQLPLEQRAGRMPVFQTTSTETLTVELAGAPPVGELKSCYLTVIPSVISALPDTDVTKLLKEVWIKDNPDHQPPDTSGGSVAGALTRSQTARKATKLKEGIEGPLIPQEQQNPTMSGPTDVDILFKSLEHKIFSSMMHLGDSMNNLTSKINALVDVNTQQMADYGAFKVETIERLEMCDQGLSDVQDQLQDVNKTIEMLQIQNKNLAKKVDYLENQSRRNNVKIVGLPEGIEGPDPRKFFTEWIPQVLGQDKFSEGLILERAHRALRRRPFSGQNPRPVLVRCLNYCDRETILHMAIRNAQQNKFPLMVQSNRVFFYPDLSQEIMFQRCEFNSVKELLWKKGYKATFRYPAVLKIFQDGYQPKFFDNPKEAMDFAQSLPITQFQVSKEGRAARREFDFWKKWKKRWSQWQRKLT from the exons ATGAATCTTCGCCGTCATTGCTTTGGTCATCCTTGGAGGGAGAGGAACTTCACCTGGAGTTTGAATCGTTACG ccacgactcagcgtgaaatggatccaggaaaacaagcgaagaattcagccttggagctccgttctgattccgtaagtctttctgaaggtcgttttcagctgcctttagaacaaagggctggccggatgccagtatttcaaacaacgtctactgagactttgactgttGAATTAGCTGgagcgccaccagttggagagttaaagagttgttatttgactgttATACCATCAGTTAtatcagctcttccagatactgacgtaacgaagcttttaaaggaggtttggatcaaagataaccctgatcatcagcctcctgatacttctggggggtctgtggcaggggctcttacacggagtcaaactgcaagaaaagctactaaattaaaagaagggatagaaggtcctctgattccacaagaacagcagaatcccacTATGTCTGGacctactgatgttgatatacttttcaagagtcttgaacataagatattttcttcaatgatgcatttaggtgattctatgaataatcttacttctaagattaatgcattggtggatgtcaatactcaacagatggctgattatggagcttttaaagttgaaactattgaaagacttgagatgtgtgatcaaggattatctgatgtacaagatcaattgcaagatgtgaataaaacaattgaaatgttacagattcagaataaaaatttagcaaaaaaggttgattatttggagaaccaatccagacggaataatgtgaaaattgtcggcttgccagaaggcatagaagggccagatccaagaaaatttttcactgaatggattccacaagtgttgggacaagataagttttctgaaggtttaatattggaacgggctcatagagctttgagaaggagacctttttcaggacagaatccaagacctgttctggttcgctgtttaaattactgtgatagagagactattttacatatggctattagaaatgcacagcaaaacaaatttcctttgatggttcagagtaaccgtgttttcttctatccggatttgagtcaggaaattatgtttcaacgatgtgaatttaattctgtgaaagaactattgtggaaaaaaggatataaggcaacatttagataccctgcggtactgaagatttttcaggatggatatcaaccaaagttctttgataatcctaaagaagctatggattttgctcagtctttaccaattacgcaattccaggtctccaaagagggcagagctgcaagaagggaatttgatttctggaagaaatggaagaaacggtggtcgcaatggcaaaggaaactcacttaa
- the LOC138749504 gene encoding uncharacterized protein isoform X2, producing MAAADLLVIVGEVILHRLAEMYWRNSFLQYTPVCRLLLFLVPTAVDCSVWFTVAFTFDRFVAISTQILKTKYCTERTAWLVLVSLCALLCSKNIPWPFAFHAYDVIVPNLPVGCVMSQLFYYLPPWVAFSWIEQLLTPVVPFCFIFLLKSYSSGQSGPQEPPCSHKWRESSGPGDCEPQAVHHFTPCNLEHIYDPLVIKSRLFHLLSKHRII from the coding sequence ATGGCAGCTGCAGACCTCTTGGTGATTGTCGGCGAGGTGATATTACATCGGTTGGCCGAGATGTATTGGAGGAATTCTTTCTTGCAGTACACCCCTGTGTGCAGACTCCTTCTCTTCCTCGTTCCTACCGCTGTGGACTGCTCTGTGTGGTTCACCGTGGCTTTCACCTTTGATCGCTTTGTGGCCATCTCCACACAGATTCTAAAAACCAAATACTGCACCGAGAGAACCGCGTGGCTGGTTCTCGTGAGTCTGTGCGCTCTCCTTTGCTCAAAGAACATTCCCTGGCCCTTCGCCTTCCATGCGTATGATGTGATTGTGCCCAATCTCCCTGTAGGGTGCGTTATGTCACAGCTCTTTTATTACCTGCCGCCATGGGTGGCATTTTCCTGGATTGAACAGCTCCTCACCCCCGTTGTTCCGTTTTGTTTTATCTTTCTCCTGAAGAGCTATTCTAGTGGCCAGTCGGGTCCGCAGGAGCCTCCGTGTTCTCATAAGTGGAGAGAGAGTAGTGGACCAGGAGATTGTGAACCGCAGGCAGTCCATCATTTTACTCCTTGCAATCTCGAGCACATTTATGATCCTCTGGTCATCAAGAGTCGCCTATTTCATTTACTATCAAAGCACAGAATCATTTAG